From the Acipenser ruthenus unplaced genomic scaffold, fAciRut3.2 maternal haplotype, whole genome shotgun sequence genome, one window contains:
- the LOC117404442 gene encoding C-type natriuretic peptide — protein sequence MRFLITAMTKMSISSSSSSSPSSSSCLLLISLMLLAVSCQGRPDLQHRNHKNQLAGLFGVEVAALLEDAGAAEGSSGEQAALNQRAPPSIRALHPHFGRLGLRDDLEAEPPAENKPHRRLLKDFMSSRKMFRGRTKKMQQGRGCFGMKLDRIGSMSGLGC from the exons ATGAGATTTTTAATCACTGCAATGACAAAGATGAGCatttcatcttcatcttcatcatctccATCTTCATCATCTTGTTTGCTGCTCATTTCTTTGATGCTCCTCGCTGTCTCCTGTCAGGGGAGACCGGatctgcagcacagaaaccacaaG AACCAGCTGGCGGGTCTGTTCGGTGTCGAGGTCGCCGCTCTGCTTGAAGACGCGGGCGCCGCCGAGGGCTCATCGGGGGAGCAGGCGGCGCTAAACCAGCGGGCACCCCCGAGCATCCGCGCCCTGCACCCCCATTTCGGGAGACTCGGTCTGCGGGATGACCTGGAGGCCGAGCCCCCGGCCGAGAACAAGCCGCATCGCCGCCTGCTGAAAGATTTCATGAGCAGTCGGAAGATGTTCCGCGGCCGCACGAAGAAAATGCAACAAGGCCGAGGCTGCTTCGGAATGAAACTGGACCGCATCGGGTCCATGAGTGGACTCGGCTGTTAG